In Serratia sp. FDAARGOS_506, a genomic segment contains:
- the nagA gene encoding N-acetylglucosamine-6-phosphate deacetylase yields MFALTHGRIYTGHDVLDDHAVIIADGLIERVCPAAELPAGIETRDLGGAILAPGLIDVQLNGCGGVQFNDSLEAISEETLEIMQRANEKSGCTSYLPTLITSSDEFMKHSVDVMRAYLKKHQNQALGLHLEGPYLSPVKKGTHNPAFIRKPTQEMIDYLCANADVITKVTLAPEMVEPHFIKQLTEAGIVVSAGHSNATYDQARTGFAAGISFATHLYNAMPYITGREPGLMGAIFDTPEVYTGIIADGHHVAWASIRNAKRLKGDKLVLVTDATAPAGADIDQFIFAGKTIYYRDGLCVDENGTLSGSALTMIEAVQNSVEHIGIALDEALRMATLYPARAIGVEQRLGTIEAGKVANLTAFTRDFKITKTLVNGNEV; encoded by the coding sequence ATGTTCGCTTTAACCCACGGCCGTATCTATACCGGCCACGACGTACTTGATGACCATGCAGTCATTATCGCTGATGGGCTGATCGAGAGAGTCTGCCCGGCGGCTGAATTGCCCGCCGGCATCGAAACGCGCGACCTGGGTGGCGCCATCCTGGCCCCCGGGCTTATCGACGTGCAGCTGAACGGCTGCGGCGGCGTACAGTTCAACGATTCGCTGGAAGCGATTTCGGAAGAAACGCTGGAGATCATGCAGCGCGCCAACGAGAAATCCGGCTGCACCAGCTATCTGCCGACGCTGATCACCAGCAGCGACGAATTCATGAAGCACAGCGTCGACGTGATGCGCGCCTATCTGAAAAAGCACCAAAACCAGGCGCTGGGCCTGCACCTGGAAGGGCCATATCTCAGCCCGGTGAAAAAAGGCACCCATAACCCGGCGTTCATTCGCAAGCCAACTCAGGAAATGATCGATTACCTGTGCGCCAATGCCGACGTGATCACCAAGGTGACGCTGGCGCCGGAAATGGTTGAGCCGCACTTTATCAAACAGCTGACCGAAGCCGGCATCGTGGTCTCCGCCGGCCACTCGAACGCCACCTACGATCAGGCGCGCACCGGCTTCGCCGCCGGCATCAGCTTCGCCACCCACCTGTACAACGCCATGCCGTATATCACCGGCCGCGAACCGGGGCTGATGGGGGCGATCTTCGATACGCCGGAGGTCTATACCGGCATCATCGCCGACGGTCATCACGTGGCCTGGGCGAGTATCCGTAACGCCAAACGCCTGAAAGGTGATAAATTGGTATTGGTCACCGACGCGACCGCACCGGCAGGTGCAGATATTGACCAATTTATTTTCGCCGGTAAAACAATATACTATCGGGATGGGCTGTGCGTGGATGAAAACGGTACCCTGAGCGGTTCCGCGCTGACCATGATCGAAGCGGTGCAAAACAGCGTCGAGCATATCGGCATCGCGCTGGACGAAGCGCTGCGCATGGCGACGCTGTACCCGGCGCGCGCCATCGGCGTCGAGCAGCGTCTGGGCACCATCGAAGCCGGCAAGGTAGCTAACCTGACCGCCTTCACCCGTGATTTCAAGATCACCAAAACGCTCGTTAACGGTAACGAGGTTTAA
- the nagB gene encoding glucosamine-6-phosphate deaminase yields the protein MRLIPLKDTAQVGKWAARHIVQRINAFKPTAERPFVLGLPTGGTPLEAYKHLIAMHKAGEVSFKHVVTFNMDEYVGLPQEHPESYHTFMYRNFFDHVDIPRENINLLNGNAADVDAECRQYEEKIKSYGKINLFMGGVGIDGHIAFNEPASSLASRTRIKTLTEDTRIANSRFFGGDVSLVPKYALTVGVGTLLDAEEVMILVTGHAKAQALEAAVEGNINHMWTISCLQLHAKAVVVCDEPATMELKVKTVKYFRELEAESVKSL from the coding sequence ATGAGACTTATCCCACTGAAAGATACCGCACAAGTCGGCAAATGGGCCGCGCGTCATATCGTTCAACGCATCAACGCATTCAAACCCACCGCAGAGCGCCCGTTTGTCCTCGGCCTGCCCACCGGCGGCACGCCGCTGGAAGCCTACAAACATCTGATTGCGATGCACAAAGCAGGTGAAGTAAGCTTTAAGCATGTTGTGACTTTCAACATGGACGAGTACGTTGGCCTGCCGCAGGAACACCCGGAAAGCTACCACACCTTCATGTACCGCAACTTCTTTGACCACGTTGATATCCCTCGTGAAAATATCAACCTGCTGAACGGCAACGCCGCGGATGTCGACGCCGAGTGCCGCCAGTACGAAGAGAAGATCAAGTCTTATGGCAAAATTAACCTGTTCATGGGCGGCGTGGGCATCGACGGCCATATCGCGTTCAACGAGCCGGCTTCGTCTCTGGCTTCGCGCACCCGCATCAAAACGCTGACCGAAGACACCCGCATCGCCAACTCGCGCTTCTTCGGCGGCGACGTCAGCCTGGTGCCGAAATATGCGCTGACCGTCGGCGTGGGCACGCTGCTGGACGCGGAAGAAGTGATGATCCTGGTGACCGGCCACGCCAAGGCGCAAGCGCTGGAAGCCGCGGTGGAAGGCAACATCAACCACATGTGGACCATCAGCTGCCTGCAGCTGCACGCCAAAGCGGTCGTGGTGTGCGACGAGCCGGCCACCATGGAGCTGAAAGTCAAAACCGTTAAATATTTCCGCGAGTTAGAAGCGGAAAGCGTTAAAAGTCTTTAA
- the nagE gene encoding N-acetylglucosamine-specific PTS transporter subunit IIBC — translation MNILSYLQKVGRALMVPVATLPAAAILMGVGYWIDPVGWGGDNALAALFIKSGSAIIDHMAVLFAIGVAYGMSKDKDGSAALTGFVGFLVLTTLCSPAAVSMIQKIPLDQVPAAFGKIENQFVGILVGIISAEVYNRFSGVELPKALSFFSGRRLVPILISFLMILVAYILMYVWPVVFGALVSFGEHIQKLGSVGAGIYAFFNRLLIPVGLHHALNSVFWFDVAGINDIPNFLGGQQSIEAGKAVVGITGRYQAGFFPIMMFGLPGAALAIYHCARPENKAKVLGIMMAGAFAAFFTGITEPLEFSFMFVAPVLYVLHAILTGISVFIAASMHWIAGFGFSAGLVDMVLSSRNPLATHWYMLIPQGLVFFVIYYVVFRFTINKFNLMTPGRELAVAGDETDGYDVNVNSNAGKDENETTTLARRYVGAIGGSDNLTGIDACITRLRLNVKDSALVNDALAKRLGASGVIRLNKQSVQVIVGTRAELIASAMRNVIAAGPVAAAAAAAPAAAPAAEAKPQAVPNAPKAAFETLVAPVTGEVVALDQVPDEAFASKAVGDGLAIRPTDNIVVAPADGTVVKIFNTNHAFCLETDKGAEIVVHMGIDTVALEGQGFKRLVEEGAEVKAGQPILELDLDYLNANARSMISPVVVSNSDDYAGLAALASGSVVAGQTKLYEIQK, via the coding sequence GTGAACATTCTTAGTTATTTGCAAAAGGTGGGACGGGCGCTGATGGTGCCGGTCGCCACGCTGCCTGCCGCCGCCATCTTGATGGGCGTCGGGTACTGGATTGACCCTGTTGGTTGGGGCGGCGACAACGCGCTTGCCGCATTATTTATCAAATCCGGTTCAGCCATTATCGATCATATGGCCGTGCTGTTCGCCATCGGTGTGGCCTACGGCATGTCCAAAGACAAGGACGGCTCTGCCGCACTGACCGGCTTCGTCGGTTTCCTGGTGCTGACCACCCTCTGTTCACCGGCCGCCGTGTCGATGATTCAGAAGATCCCCCTCGACCAGGTGCCTGCCGCGTTCGGCAAAATTGAAAACCAGTTCGTCGGTATTCTGGTGGGTATCATCTCCGCCGAAGTGTACAACCGCTTCAGCGGCGTCGAGCTGCCTAAGGCGCTGTCGTTCTTCAGCGGCCGCCGCCTGGTGCCGATCCTCATTTCCTTCCTGATGATCCTGGTCGCTTACATTCTGATGTATGTCTGGCCAGTGGTGTTCGGCGCTCTGGTGAGCTTCGGCGAACACATCCAGAAATTGGGCTCCGTCGGCGCGGGCATCTATGCCTTCTTCAACCGTCTGCTGATCCCGGTCGGCCTGCACCACGCGCTGAACTCGGTGTTCTGGTTTGACGTGGCCGGCATCAACGATATCCCTAACTTCCTTGGCGGCCAGCAGTCGATCGAAGCCGGTAAAGCGGTCGTCGGCATCACCGGCCGTTATCAGGCGGGCTTCTTCCCGATCATGATGTTTGGTCTGCCGGGCGCAGCGCTGGCTATCTATCACTGCGCGCGCCCTGAGAATAAGGCGAAAGTGCTGGGGATCATGATGGCGGGGGCATTCGCTGCCTTCTTTACCGGCATCACCGAACCGCTGGAATTCTCCTTCATGTTTGTGGCGCCGGTGCTGTATGTGCTTCACGCGATCTTGACCGGGATTTCCGTCTTCATCGCCGCCAGCATGCACTGGATTGCCGGTTTCGGCTTCAGCGCCGGTTTGGTGGATATGGTGCTGTCGTCGCGCAACCCGTTGGCGACCCACTGGTACATGCTGATCCCGCAAGGTCTGGTGTTCTTCGTTATCTACTATGTGGTGTTCCGCTTCACCATCAATAAGTTCAACCTGATGACCCCGGGCCGCGAGCTGGCGGTTGCCGGTGACGAAACCGACGGTTATGACGTCAACGTCAACAGCAACGCCGGTAAAGACGAGAACGAAACTACCACGCTGGCCCGTCGCTACGTCGGCGCGATCGGCGGTTCCGACAACCTGACCGGTATCGATGCCTGCATCACCCGCCTGCGTTTGAACGTGAAAGATTCTGCGCTGGTGAACGACGCATTGGCGAAACGCCTCGGCGCGTCGGGCGTTATCCGCCTGAACAAGCAGAGCGTGCAAGTGATCGTCGGCACCCGTGCTGAACTGATCGCCAGCGCCATGCGCAACGTAATTGCCGCCGGCCCGGTAGCGGCAGCGGCAGCGGCAGCCCCGGCGGCGGCGCCTGCAGCGGAAGCCAAACCACAGGCGGTACCGAACGCACCGAAAGCCGCGTTTGAAACGCTGGTGGCGCCGGTGACCGGTGAAGTCGTGGCGCTCGATCAGGTGCCGGACGAAGCTTTCGCCAGCAAGGCGGTAGGCGACGGCCTGGCGATTCGCCCGACCGACAACATCGTCGTGGCGCCGGCGGACGGCACCGTGGTGAAAATCTTCAATACCAACCACGCGTTCTGCCTGGAAACCGATAAGGGCGCCGAGATCGTGGTGCACATGGGGATCGACACCGTCGCGCTGGAAGGCCAGGGCTTCAAACGTCTGGTAGAGGAGGGCGCGGAAGTGAAAGCCGGTCAACCGATTCTGGAACTGGATCTGGATTATCTGAACGCCAACGCGCGTTCGATGATAAGCCCGGTGGTGGTCAGCAACTCTGACGACTACGCCGGCCTGGCAGCGCTGGCCAGCGGCTCTGTGGTCGCCGGTCAGACCAAGCTGTACGAGATCCAGAAATAA
- the glnS gene encoding glutamine--tRNA ligase has translation MSEAEARPTNFIRQIVDEDLASGKHTSVHTRFPPEPNGYLHIGHAKSICLNFGIAKDYQGQCNLRFDDTNPVKEDIEFVESIKHDVEWLGFEWSGNVRYSSDYFDQLHQYAVELITKGLAYVDELSPEQIREYRGTLTAPGKDSPYRDRSVEENLALFEKMRNGEFAEGAACLRAKIDMASPFIVMRDPVLYRIKFAEHHQTGNKWCIYPMYDFTHCISDALEGITHSLCTLEFQDNRRLYDWVLDNITIPCHPRQYEFSRLNLEYAIMSKRKLHQLVAEKIVEGWDDPRMPTVSGLRRRGYTAASIREFCLRIGVTKQDNNVEMVALESCIRDDLNENAPRAMAVLDPVKIVIENMGDAVEMVTMPNHPNKPEMGSRDVPFSREIYIDRADFREEANKQYKRLVLGKEVRLRNAYVIKAERVEKDEAGEITTIFCSYDAETLSKDPADGRKVKGVIHWVSAAHALPAEIRLYDRLFSVPNPGAAEDFLSTINPESLVIKHGFVEPSLAAAQPEKAYQFEREGYFCADNRHSSAEHLVFNRTVGLRDTWAKIEG, from the coding sequence ATGAGTGAGGCTGAAGCCCGCCCAACCAATTTTATCCGTCAGATCGTCGATGAAGATCTGGCGTCGGGGAAACACACGTCGGTACATACCCGTTTTCCGCCGGAGCCTAACGGCTATCTGCATATCGGCCACGCGAAATCCATCTGCCTGAACTTCGGCATCGCCAAGGACTATCAGGGCCAGTGCAACCTGCGTTTCGATGACACCAACCCGGTGAAAGAAGACATCGAGTTCGTGGAGTCAATCAAGCACGACGTGGAGTGGCTGGGCTTTGAGTGGAGCGGCAACGTTCGTTACTCCTCAGACTATTTCGATCAGCTGCACCAGTATGCGGTTGAGCTGATCACCAAGGGGCTGGCCTACGTCGATGAGCTGTCGCCGGAGCAGATCCGTGAATATCGCGGCACCCTGACCGCGCCGGGCAAAGACAGCCCGTACCGCGACCGCAGCGTGGAAGAGAACCTGGCGCTGTTCGAGAAGATGCGCAACGGCGAGTTCGCCGAAGGTGCCGCCTGCCTGCGCGCCAAGATCGACATGGCTTCGCCGTTTATTGTGATGCGCGATCCTGTGCTGTACCGCATCAAGTTTGCCGAACACCACCAGACCGGCAATAAATGGTGCATCTATCCGATGTACGATTTCACCCACTGCATTTCCGATGCGCTGGAAGGGATCACCCATTCGCTGTGTACCCTGGAATTCCAGGATAACCGCCGTCTGTATGACTGGGTGCTGGATAACATCACGATTCCTTGCCACCCGCGCCAGTACGAATTTTCGCGTCTCAACCTCGAATACGCCATCATGTCGAAGCGCAAGCTGCACCAGCTGGTGGCCGAGAAGATCGTCGAAGGTTGGGACGATCCGCGTATGCCAACCGTCTCCGGTCTGCGCCGTCGCGGTTATACCGCCGCCTCTATCCGCGAGTTCTGCCTGCGCATCGGTGTGACCAAGCAAGACAATAACGTCGAAATGGTCGCGCTGGAATCCTGTATTCGCGACGATCTGAACGAGAACGCCCCGCGCGCCATGGCGGTGCTGGATCCGGTGAAAATCGTCATCGAGAACATGGGCGATGCGGTGGAAATGGTCACCATGCCTAACCACCCGAACAAGCCGGAAATGGGCAGCCGCGATGTGCCGTTCAGCCGCGAGATCTATATCGATCGCGCCGACTTCCGCGAAGAAGCCAACAAGCAGTACAAGCGTCTGGTGTTGGGCAAGGAAGTGCGTCTGCGCAATGCGTACGTGATCAAGGCCGAGCGCGTCGAGAAGGACGAAGCGGGCGAGATCACCACCATCTTCTGCAGCTACGATGCAGAAACGCTGAGCAAAGATCCTGCCGACGGCCGCAAGGTGAAGGGCGTGATCCACTGGGTGTCAGCGGCACACGCGCTGCCGGCGGAAATTCGCCTGTACGATCGCCTGTTCAGCGTGCCTAATCCGGGCGCGGCGGAGGACTTCCTCTCCACCATCAACCCGGAATCGCTGGTCATCAAGCACGGCTTCGTCGAGCCGAGCCTGGCGGCCGCACAGCCGGAGAAAGCCTATCAGTTCGAGCGTGAAGGCTACTTCTGCGCCGACAACCGTCACTCGTCGGCCGAGCATCTGGTGTTTAACCGCACCGTCGGCCTGCGTGACACCTGGGCGAAAATCGAAGGCTAA
- a CDS encoding OprD family outer membrane porin, with protein MGTHGAQRKTLALAVAGALLGTGFAMAPEAKAAGFIDDSTLTGGIYYWQRERDRKDLNPDSKDYNQYTTNLSHSTANLSLDFASGYAWDMFGLDVGAFTAIELAESSASGHPNEIAFSSKNRTYDEDYSGDKGGVSLYKAAAKFKYGPVWARAGYIQPSGQTLLAPHWSFMPGTYQGAEAGAKFDYGDAGALSFSYMWTDKYKAPWHIEMDDFRQNDKKTRVSYLHSLGAKYDFKNDLVLEAAFGQAQGYVNQYFTKASYKFDVLGNPLTTSYQFYGAEDRISNKNDPNSIYDGLAWLQALTFGYTTGQFNWRLEGTMVKAEGNQGFFLQRMTPTYASSNGRLDVWWDNRSDFNANGEKAVYAGVMYDLSNWNLPGMAVGGSYVYAWDAKPSTNPIYDQSQRLKESAWSLDAMYTIQEGRAKGTLLKLHYTQYDNHTNIPSWGGGYGNIFQDEKDVKFMVIAPFTIF; from the coding sequence ATGGGTACGCACGGTGCTCAGCGTAAAACGCTGGCGCTCGCAGTCGCGGGCGCGCTGTTGGGAACAGGGTTTGCCATGGCGCCTGAGGCGAAAGCCGCAGGGTTTATCGATGATTCCACGCTGACCGGCGGTATTTATTACTGGCAACGTGAGCGCGACCGTAAAGATCTCAATCCGGACAGTAAGGATTACAACCAATACACCACCAACCTGTCGCACTCCACCGCCAACCTGAGCCTGGATTTCGCTTCGGGCTACGCCTGGGACATGTTCGGTCTGGACGTCGGCGCCTTTACCGCCATCGAGCTGGCGGAATCCAGCGCCAGCGGCCACCCGAACGAGATCGCGTTCTCCTCGAAAAACCGTACCTATGACGAAGACTATTCCGGTGATAAAGGCGGCGTGAGCCTTTACAAAGCCGCTGCCAAATTCAAATACGGACCGGTCTGGGCGCGCGCCGGCTATATTCAGCCGAGCGGACAAACCCTGCTGGCGCCGCACTGGAGCTTTATGCCGGGCACTTATCAGGGGGCCGAAGCCGGCGCCAAGTTCGACTACGGCGATGCCGGTGCGTTGAGCTTCTCCTACATGTGGACCGACAAATACAAGGCGCCGTGGCATATCGAGATGGACGACTTCCGCCAGAACGATAAGAAAACCCGCGTCTCCTACCTGCACTCGCTGGGCGCCAAGTACGATTTCAAAAACGATCTGGTGCTGGAAGCCGCCTTCGGCCAGGCTCAGGGTTATGTGAATCAATACTTCACCAAGGCGTCTTACAAATTCGATGTGCTGGGCAATCCGCTGACCACCAGTTACCAGTTCTACGGTGCGGAAGACCGCATCAGCAACAAGAACGATCCGAACAGCATCTACGACGGCCTGGCCTGGCTGCAGGCGCTGACCTTCGGTTACACCACCGGGCAGTTCAACTGGCGTTTGGAAGGCACCATGGTCAAGGCGGAAGGCAACCAGGGCTTCTTCCTGCAGCGCATGACCCCGACCTACGCCTCATCCAACGGTCGTCTGGACGTGTGGTGGGATAACCGCTCCGACTTTAACGCCAACGGCGAGAAAGCGGTGTACGCCGGCGTGATGTATGACCTCAGCAACTGGAACCTGCCGGGCATGGCGGTCGGCGGTTCCTACGTTTACGCCTGGGACGCCAAGCCGAGCACCAACCCGATCTATGATCAGAGCCAGCGCCTGAAAGAGAGCGCCTGGAGCCTGGACGCGATGTACACCATCCAGGAAGGGCGCGCCAAGGGCACCCTGCTCAAGCTGCACTACACCCAATATGACAACCACACCAACATCCCGAGCTGGGGTGGCGGTTACGGTAACATCTTCCAGGACGAGAAAGACGTCAAGTTCATGGTCATCGCGCCATTCACCATCTTCTGA
- the chiQ gene encoding ChiQ/YbfN family lipoprotein, with translation MRKIMLMLAAAAALSACAQPAAPPEDAKLKQAYSACINTAEGSPERLQPCKAVLNVLKQEKQHQQFAAQETVRVMDYQNCIMAVHSGNGQAYDAKCGKLWQEIRDNNN, from the coding sequence ATGAGAAAAATCATGCTGATGTTGGCGGCCGCCGCGGCCCTGAGCGCCTGCGCACAACCCGCCGCGCCGCCGGAAGACGCCAAATTAAAACAGGCTTACAGCGCCTGTATCAACACCGCCGAAGGTTCGCCGGAGCGTCTGCAGCCCTGCAAGGCGGTGCTGAACGTGCTGAAACAAGAGAAGCAGCACCAGCAGTTCGCCGCGCAGGAAACGGTGCGGGTGATGGATTATCAGAACTGCATTATGGCGGTTCACAGCGGTAACGGACAGGCTTACGACGCCAAGTGCGGCAAGCTGTGGCAAGAAATTCGCGATAACAATAATTAA